A part of Caviibacter abscessus genomic DNA contains:
- a CDS encoding helix-turn-helix domain-containing protein produces the protein MKTTGQILVKYIPKKTPRQDLANILGVVPQYLSNILNDKKSPSKKFLSKIYECLSVSNEDKKAIENYEIFRKTPKQFQSELLELRSLVKSNFNKYETVPINYMGIFKDSGFLQSKNDIEMIISNTGYIFEFIEEGTFFVRIDSDNYEPFKNRELVFFEPYSEFIGEINDKYCMVEYKNKKEIYIVNKIDKHLILKAVNKNAKSYVLTKNDNKNVKILGILFGTFNKFKGLDTK, from the coding sequence ATGAAAACAACGGGTCAGATTTTAGTTAAATATATACCTAAAAAGACACCTAGGCAAGATTTAGCTAACATTTTAGGAGTTGTCCCCCAATATTTAAGCAATATTTTAAATGATAAAAAATCACCATCTAAAAAATTTTTATCAAAAATTTATGAATGTTTAAGTGTTAGTAATGAGGATAAAAAGGCAATAGAAAATTACGAAATTTTCAGAAAAACTCCTAAACAGTTTCAATCTGAACTACTTGAATTAAGATCTCTTGTTAAAAGTAATTTTAATAAATATGAAACTGTCCCTATAAATTATATGGGGATTTTTAAAGATAGTGGATTTTTGCAGTCAAAAAATGATATTGAAATGATAATTTCAAATACAGGATATATTTTTGAATTTATTGAAGAAGGAACATTTTTTGTAAGAATAGACAGCGATAATTATGAACCTTTTAAAAATAGAGAATTAGTTTTTTTTGAACCTTATTCTGAATTTATAGGGGAAATAAATGATAAATATTGTATGGTTGAATACAAGAATAAAAAAGAAATATATATAGTAAATAAAATAGATAAGCATTTAATATTAAAAGCTGTAAATAAAAACGCAAAATCTTATGTTTTGACTAAAAATGATAATAAAAATGTAAAAATATTAGGTATTTTATTTGGAACTTTCAATAAATTTAAGGGGTTAGATACAAAATGA
- the dapF gene encoding diaminopimelate epimerase, translated as MIKFSKYNGLGNDFIITDEKVSQDDVKKLCDRHFGIGADGLIINETKNGLPFMRFFNADGSIAKMCGNGIRCFAKYLDLNGDDYSKIDTLAGIKQVEKIEDKYKVCLGEAKINFLDKEIELKGKTIKLNFVDTGTDHCCIIDNDIDFEFLEKYGKLIEKNYSIFPNGTNVNLVHIVSENEINVYTWERGVGITLACGTGAGASVYVANLQGKVNKDCRVNLLGGAVNINVVNGNIYMTGTATKVFDGYTY; from the coding sequence ATGATAAAATTTTCAAAATATAACGGTTTGGGTAATGATTTCATAATAACAGATGAAAAAGTAAGTCAAGATGATGTGAAAAAATTATGTGACAGGCATTTTGGAATAGGTGCAGACGGTTTAATCATAAATGAAACAAAAAATGGTTTGCCATTTATGAGATTTTTTAATGCTGACGGAAGTATTGCTAAAATGTGTGGAAATGGTATTAGATGTTTTGCAAAATATCTTGATTTAAATGGTGATGATTACTCTAAAATTGATACTTTAGCAGGAATAAAACAAGTTGAAAAAATAGAAGATAAATATAAAGTGTGTTTAGGGGAAGCAAAAATTAATTTTTTAGATAAAGAAATAGAATTAAAAGGAAAAACAATAAAATTAAATTTTGTTGATACCGGAACAGATCATTGTTGCATAATAGATAATGATATAGATTTTGAATTTTTAGAAAAATACGGTAAATTAATAGAGAAAAATTATAGTATTTTTCCAAATGGTACAAATGTAAATTTAGTACACATAGTTTCGGAAAATGAAATTAATGTGTATACTTGGGAACGTGGTGTAGGAATAACTCTTGCTTGCGGTACAGGTGCAGGGGCCTCAGTTTATGTTGCTAATTTACAAGGAAAAGTAAACAAAGATTGCAGGGTAAATTTACTTGGTGGAGCAGTTAATATTAATGTTGTAAACGGTAATATATATATGACAGGAACAGCAACAAAAGTATTTGACGGTTATACTTATTAA
- the dapA gene encoding 4-hydroxy-tetrahydrodipicolinate synthase: MKLKGAYVAIITPFKEDLSVDYDKLEELVEFQISNGISGIVVCGTTGETPTLNEIEYEHVIKTVVNKVNKRVVVIAGAGANNTQKAVELTRKCKDIGADYVLSTCPYYNKPTQKGIIAHYSEIAKVGIPIIIYNVPGRVGVNITPTTIFELSKIPNIIGLKEASGNIEQMIEVKKLCKDSLELLSGDDPLILPARVLGFEGVISVVANVIPDKISMFYNTPLDKAYEIHEYLYDISKNMFIEGNPVTIKEAMDILGLAKNTLRLPLVKASEDTRQRLIELFREKGLLI, translated from the coding sequence ATGAAACTTAAAGGAGCATATGTAGCAATAATAACCCCATTTAAAGAAGATTTATCTGTTGATTATGATAAATTGGAAGAATTGGTTGAGTTTCAAATTTCAAATGGTATTTCAGGTATAGTTGTTTGTGGAACAACAGGTGAAACGCCAACTTTAAATGAAATTGAATATGAACATGTTATAAAAACAGTTGTTAATAAAGTAAATAAAAGAGTTGTAGTAATAGCTGGAGCAGGAGCAAATAATACACAAAAAGCTGTAGAATTAACTAGAAAATGTAAGGACATAGGAGCAGATTATGTTTTAAGTACTTGTCCTTATTACAATAAACCTACACAAAAAGGAATAATTGCTCATTATAGTGAAATAGCAAAAGTTGGTATACCTATAATAATATATAATGTTCCGGGAAGGGTTGGAGTTAATATTACACCAACAACTATATTTGAATTATCAAAAATCCCTAATATTATTGGACTTAAAGAAGCAAGTGGTAATATAGAACAAATGATAGAAGTAAAGAAATTATGCAAAGATAGTTTAGAATTATTATCAGGAGACGATCCTTTAATATTACCTGCAAGAGTACTTGGATTTGAAGGAGTAATTTCAGTTGTTGCAAATGTGATACCTGATAAAATTTCTATGTTTTATAACACTCCATTAGATAAAGCCTACGAAATTCATGAGTATTTATATGATATAAGTAAAAATATGTTTATTGAAGGAAATCCTGTAACTATTAAAGAAGCTATGGATATTCTAGGGCTTGCGAAAAATACATTAAGATTACCTTTAGTAAAAGCAAGTGAAGATACAAGACAAAGACTTATTGAATTATTCAGGGAAAAAGGACTTTTAATATGA
- a CDS encoding DUF1858 domain-containing protein, whose product MKERVTADMNIMEAVEKYPIVAEILMRYGLGCTGCFISEAESLYDGIAVHGLDPDIIIEEVNMILEMEEEDNNENNGSDFS is encoded by the coding sequence ATGAAAGAAAGAGTAACTGCTGATATGAATATAATGGAAGCGGTAGAAAAATATCCTATTGTAGCTGAAATTCTCATGAGATATGGACTTGGTTGTACAGGTTGTTTCATATCAGAAGCTGAGAGTTTATATGACGGAATAGCAGTACATGGATTAGATCCGGATATAATAATAGAAGAAGTAAATATGATATTAGAAATGGAAGAAGAGGATAATAATGAAAACAACGGGTCAGATTTTAGTTAA
- the glmM gene encoding phosphoglucosamine mutase, with protein sequence MSRKYFGTDGIRGVANKDLSLDLVTRLGLALGYYLNKKNEDKSKKPRIVLGTDTRISGYMIRSALSAGLTAMGINIDFVGVLPTPGVSYLTRIKNANAGVMISASHNPIKDNGIKIFSSNGYKLPDEVEEEIEGYMEDYDFLKSNLAEPERLGRYTFVEDDVKLYRRFLRNTSNIEFTGFKVVIDTGNGAAYRIAAKVFQSLGADVVVINNIPNGKNINVKCGSTHPELLQEMVKLYKADCGLAYDGDADRLIAVDENGNIVDGDLIIAVIANNMNKKGLLNSSTVVTTVQSNMGFEKYLETKGIRLIRANVGDRYVLEKMQQQSLNLGGEQSGHIIMLDHNTTGDGVLSSIQFVSAIIESKQKVSELVSKIKLWPQRLENIVVSKEKKKNWHDNKNILDVIQKCQKEIEGIGRILVRESGTEALIRVMVEAKTDEIVNKYVDEISDVIRKELVDA encoded by the coding sequence ATGAGTAGAAAATATTTCGGTACAGATGGCATTAGAGGAGTAGCTAATAAAGATTTAAGCTTAGATTTAGTTACAAGACTTGGATTAGCACTAGGATATTATTTGAACAAAAAAAATGAAGACAAAAGCAAAAAGCCTAGAATTGTACTTGGTACAGATACAAGAATATCTGGGTATATGATAAGATCTGCACTTTCAGCAGGACTTACAGCTATGGGTATAAATATAGATTTTGTTGGGGTTTTACCTACACCGGGTGTAAGTTATCTTACAAGAATAAAAAATGCTAATGCAGGAGTTATGATTTCAGCATCACATAATCCAATAAAAGATAACGGTATCAAAATTTTTAGCAGCAATGGATATAAGTTACCAGATGAAGTAGAAGAAGAGATAGAAGGTTATATGGAAGATTATGACTTTTTAAAAAGCAACTTAGCTGAGCCTGAAAGACTTGGAAGATATACATTTGTTGAAGATGATGTAAAATTATATAGAAGATTTTTAAGAAATACGTCAAACATTGAATTTACAGGATTTAAAGTTGTAATAGATACAGGAAATGGAGCTGCGTATCGTATAGCTGCAAAAGTATTTCAGAGTTTAGGTGCAGATGTTGTTGTAATAAATAATATTCCAAATGGTAAAAATATTAATGTAAAATGTGGATCAACTCATCCTGAACTATTACAAGAAATGGTTAAACTATATAAAGCAGATTGTGGACTTGCTTATGATGGAGATGCAGATAGACTTATAGCCGTTGATGAAAATGGAAATATAGTTGACGGAGATTTAATTATTGCAGTTATAGCAAATAATATGAATAAAAAAGGTCTACTTAACTCAAGTACAGTAGTTACAACTGTTCAAAGTAATATGGGATTTGAAAAATATCTTGAAACTAAAGGTATAAGATTAATAAGAGCAAATGTTGGAGACAGATATGTATTAGAAAAAATGCAACAACAATCTTTAAATTTAGGTGGAGAACAATCAGGGCATATAATAATGTTAGATCACAATACAACAGGAGATGGTGTATTATCATCAATACAATTTGTTTCAGCAATTATTGAATCAAAACAAAAAGTAAGTGAATTAGTTTCTAAAATTAAATTATGGCCTCAAAGACTTGAAAATATAGTTGTATCAAAGGAAAAAAAGAAAAATTGGCATGATAATAAGAATATTTTAGATGTAATACAAAAATGTCAAAAAGAAATAGAAGGAATTGGAAGAATTCTTGTTAGAGAATCAGGAACAGAAGCATTAATAAGAGTAATGGTTGAAGCTAAAACAGATGAAATAGTTAATAAATATGTAGATGAAATTTCAGATGTTATTAGAAAGGAATTAGTAGATGCATAA
- a CDS encoding AtpZ/AtpI family protein: MKKSNFDELHKLKDSEFTELAESVSFSNKKEFNKDKDGDELKNIEKKQKVDKSLSKYLVAATNFTYILISPLILLLILYYFLTKYVLYKSSVILLILFIILGIISGYWSLFKEIRGGKK, translated from the coding sequence ATGAAAAAATCTAATTTTGATGAATTGCACAAACTAAAAGACAGTGAGTTTACAGAACTTGCTGAAAGTGTTTCTTTTAGTAATAAAAAAGAATTTAATAAAGATAAAGACGGAGATGAGTTAAAAAATATAGAGAAAAAACAAAAAGTAGATAAATCATTATCGAAATATTTGGTAGCAGCTACCAATTTTACATATATACTTATATCTCCGTTAATTTTGCTTTTAATACTATATTATTTTTTAACAAAATATGTATTATATAAAAGTTCTGTAATACTTTTAATTCTTTTTATTATTCTTGGAATAATAAGTGGTTATTGGTCTCTTTTTAAAGAAATCAGAGGTGGCAAAAAATGA
- a CDS encoding V-type ATP synthase subunit K: protein MLEMFKNTGLIFAVIGIALAVILPGIGSAKGVGMVGEAATAVVIDEPEKFAKSLILQLLPGSQGLYGFAIGLLALGKVTALNPEATMMTTQQGIYLLAACLPIAFVGLYSAISQAKVSTASITILIKNESQQVKGIIYAVMVEIYALLAFVISFILLGAVAF, encoded by the coding sequence ATGTTAGAAATGTTTAAAAACACAGGATTAATTTTTGCTGTAATAGGAATAGCGTTAGCAGTAATTTTACCAGGAATTGGATCAGCTAAAGGTGTAGGAATGGTTGGGGAAGCAGCAACTGCTGTTGTTATAGATGAACCTGAAAAATTTGCTAAATCACTTATATTACAACTATTACCTGGATCACAAGGATTATATGGATTTGCAATAGGATTACTTGCACTTGGTAAAGTAACAGCGTTAAACCCTGAAGCAACTATGATGACTACTCAACAAGGTATATATTTATTAGCAGCTTGTTTACCTATAGCATTTGTTGGTCTTTATTCAGCTATATCACAAGCAAAAGTATCAACAGCAAGTATAACTATCTTAATTAAAAACGAAAGTCAACAAGTAAAAGGTATAATATATGCCGTAATGGTTGAAATTTATGCACTACTTGCCTTTGTTATTTCTTTCATTCTTTTAGGTGCTGTTGCATTTTAA
- a CDS encoding YitT family protein has product MKAKRRFLLSVFLILISSFTQAYIIQSIMTPAHILASGFTGLSMLFNLILSKFNINISVSFFIIMFNLPVAIMCAKGISKKFTFLSLLQIITTSILLKIFHFEPVFNNVFLSVTVGAFAYGLALVLALRTGGSTGGTDFIALYISNKINKTIWDYILVFNAVILIIFGYLSGWDRAGYSILFQYILTKTISTFYHRYHRVTLQIITKKPDEIIEGYISQYRHGITKTCGEGGYTKQPIFILYTVISSYELNDTVRLVKEIDEKVIINVFKTEDFYGSFYMLPI; this is encoded by the coding sequence ATGAAGGCAAAAAGAAGATTTCTGCTTAGTGTATTTTTGATATTGATTTCATCTTTTACACAAGCGTATATTATACAATCAATAATGACACCTGCACATATATTGGCAAGTGGTTTTACAGGATTATCAATGCTGTTTAACCTGATTTTGTCAAAATTTAATATTAATATTTCAGTATCTTTTTTTATAATTATGTTTAACTTACCTGTAGCTATTATGTGTGCTAAAGGTATAAGCAAAAAATTTACATTTTTATCATTACTTCAAATAATAACCACATCAATACTACTTAAAATATTTCACTTTGAACCGGTGTTTAATAATGTCTTTTTAAGTGTTACGGTCGGAGCATTTGCTTATGGATTAGCTTTAGTTTTAGCACTTAGAACAGGAGGGTCAACCGGAGGAACAGATTTTATCGCTCTTTATATATCAAATAAAATAAATAAAACAATATGGGATTATATTTTAGTTTTTAACGCTGTAATTTTAATTATTTTTGGTTATTTATCAGGTTGGGATAGAGCAGGTTATTCTATATTGTTTCAATATATATTGACTAAAACTATATCTACTTTTTATCATAGATATCATCGTGTAACTTTACAAATTATTACAAAAAAACCTGATGAAATTATAGAAGGGTATATAAGTCAATATAGACACGGTATAACAAAAACGTGTGGGGAAGGTGGATACACAAAACAACCTATATTTATATTATACACTGTAATTTCCAGCTATGAATTAAACGATACAGTAAGGCTTGTAAAAGAAATAGATGAAAAAGTAATAATAAATGTTTTTAAGACAGAAGATTTTTACGGCAGTTTTTATATGTTACCAATTTAA
- a CDS encoding aspartate-semialdehyde dehydrogenase, translated as MKQNVAVVGATGLVGQTMLKVLKERNFPIKNLYLYASARSKGKKIVYDNVEYEIIELKEENIKDDIDIALFSAGAEISKEFAPKFANKGAIVIDNSSCFRMDDNIPLVVPEVNPEKITLNGIIANPNCSTITVIPALKYINDTYGIKRIVYSTYQSVSGAGQKGLEDLDNNLKGESSKKFSSQIAFNLIPFIDKFDESGYTKEELKMINETRKILSEPNIKITATCIRVPVRYSHAVSVNLELSKDFDLEELKEGLSKAEGVILKDLAMPIEVEGKDETYVGRIRRDFSLENGLNLWIVADNIRKGAATNAVQIAQKIVDIKEVE; from the coding sequence ATGAAACAAAACGTGGCAGTAGTCGGAGCAACAGGACTTGTTGGACAAACAATGTTAAAAGTTTTAAAAGAAAGAAATTTTCCAATAAAAAACTTATATCTTTATGCTTCGGCAAGATCTAAAGGTAAGAAAATAGTATATGACAACGTAGAATATGAAATAATAGAGCTAAAAGAAGAAAATATAAAAGATGATATTGATATTGCCCTATTTTCAGCAGGAGCTGAGATATCAAAAGAATTTGCTCCAAAATTTGCAAATAAAGGAGCTATTGTAATAGATAATAGTAGTTGTTTTAGAATGGATGACAATATACCTTTAGTTGTACCTGAGGTAAATCCTGAAAAGATAACATTAAATGGAATAATAGCAAATCCTAATTGTTCTACAATTACAGTTATACCTGCATTAAAATATATAAACGATACGTATGGTATAAAAAGAATAGTTTATTCAACTTATCAATCTGTATCAGGAGCTGGGCAAAAAGGCTTAGAAGACCTAGATAATAATTTAAAAGGAGAATCAAGTAAAAAATTTAGCAGCCAAATAGCGTTTAATTTAATTCCTTTTATAGATAAATTTGATGAAAGTGGCTATACAAAAGAAGAGTTAAAAATGATAAATGAAACAAGAAAAATTTTATCAGAACCAAATATTAAAATAACAGCAACTTGTATAAGAGTCCCTGTAAGATATTCTCATGCAGTTAGTGTAAACCTTGAATTATCAAAAGATTTTGATCTTGAAGAATTAAAAGAAGGACTTTCAAAAGCAGAAGGTGTTATTTTAAAAGATCTTGCAATGCCAATAGAAGTTGAAGGTAAAGATGAAACTTATGTTGGTAGAATAAGACGTGATTTCTCATTAGAAAATGGACTGAATTTATGGATAGTAGCAGATAATATTAGAAAAGGAGCAGCAACAAACGCAGTTCAGATAGCACAAAAAATCGTAGATATAAAGGAGGTTGAATAG
- a CDS encoding aspartate kinase — translation MSKVQKYGGSSVSTTDKIKAIANHLKTLKESGDDLVVVVSAMGKTTNSLIALAGEITNNPNVRELDRLMSTGENQTIALLAIALNNIGVKAISFTGEQIELKTSGVHTKSRIKSINTEKIKKHLKDGYIVVIAGFQGIDELGDVTTLGRGGSDTSAVALACSLNAMCEIYTDVDGIYGIDPRVYENAKKINEISYEEMMELAYLGAGVMEPRAIELGYKYKIPIYVGKTLGEKNGTLIKEKKMEEHRIKGISINENTLMVTVDNIPTYAKNLEPIFTKAVELGINIDLISHNDVISENGSIAFTTPRTDKAMVENLFKDLNLEGVSVVLNSEVVRVSLVGIGIVTHIGVISRIFKVLSEHNLSFHQISTSEISISLVVDEKNGKEIARLLAKEFEL, via the coding sequence ATGTCGAAAGTTCAAAAATATGGAGGTTCATCTGTTTCAACTACTGATAAAATAAAAGCAATAGCAAATCACTTAAAGACACTAAAAGAAAGTGGAGATGACCTTGTAGTAGTGGTATCTGCTATGGGAAAAACTACGAATAGTTTAATAGCACTTGCAGGAGAAATAACAAATAATCCTAATGTAAGAGAATTAGATAGACTTATGTCTACCGGTGAAAATCAAACTATAGCGTTACTTGCAATAGCATTAAACAATATTGGTGTTAAAGCTATATCGTTTACTGGAGAACAAATAGAATTAAAAACAAGTGGAGTTCATACAAAAAGTAGAATAAAAAGTATAAATACTGAAAAAATAAAAAAACATTTAAAAGATGGATATATAGTAGTAATTGCAGGATTTCAGGGAATAGATGAGTTAGGAGATGTAACTACTTTAGGTAGAGGAGGTTCTGATACTTCAGCAGTTGCTCTTGCTTGTAGTTTAAATGCAATGTGTGAAATATATACAGACGTTGATGGAATATATGGAATTGACCCAAGAGTGTATGAGAATGCGAAAAAAATAAATGAAATTTCATATGAAGAAATGATGGAATTGGCATATCTAGGAGCAGGAGTTATGGAGCCTCGTGCAATAGAACTTGGATACAAATATAAAATACCAATTTATGTTGGAAAAACTCTTGGAGAAAAAAATGGAACTTTAATTAAGGAGAAAAAAATGGAAGAGCATAGAATAAAGGGTATATCTATAAATGAAAATACACTTATGGTTACAGTTGACAATATACCTACATATGCCAAAAATCTTGAACCAATATTTACTAAGGCTGTAGAATTAGGTATTAATATAGATTTAATAAGCCATAATGATGTAATATCAGAAAACGGAAGTATAGCATTTACAACACCAAGAACTGATAAAGCAATGGTTGAAAACTTATTTAAAGATTTAAATTTAGAAGGTGTAAGTGTAGTTTTAAATAGTGAAGTTGTAAGAGTATCTCTGGTGGGTATAGGAATAGTTACACATATAGGAGTAATATCAAGAATATTTAAGGTTCTTTCAGAACATAATTTAAGTTTTCATCAAATATCAACATCTGAAATAAGTATTTCTTTGGTTGTTGATGAAAAAAATGGAAAAGAAATAGCAAGATTACTTGCAAAAGAGTTTGAATTGTAG
- a CDS encoding V-type ATP synthase subunit I, with protein sequence MAILRMSKFSLIIFSHDKKEILSAMQNFKEVDFRQTKIEDYGYSNFVSENQEDIDDNIYKLDLTIKKLRKYAKAKGAIQSLKEGNKEFTYEDLFTFAKNSNYKEIIEKVNNCFTEYDSNIKTIENAKNKIVEYKPYSKLDISLSNVKSLKQAFITIGTLPTKNYESMLDDLKEYDVYIEILNETNKEKTLAMMFLEKQEKEILEIARKYGYNRSNISIDKKPLEYIHKYEDDIRDAKTQNEIIEVTLSELAKDIETLEVCYEYFKNEKLKETVSETFGQTQNLSVITGYVPDIKLKEFEKVIKNVCTNYYYLKTEEAANDDGDVPIKFKNNGFSDAFEGLVKTYSMPRYSEIDPTPVVAPFYWLFFGMMVADVGYGVLMAILTGLVLATCKLSESLKKNVKFFFYLSFSIMIWGAIYGSYFSLPINVPHIIDPAKDYNTILAMSIVIGVIHIFVALGVKAYVYIKNGKILDAVYDVLFWYILLSTVIIMIGGNSLGVPETFVTISKYLMILSMIGIVLTGGREVKNAGGRIGLGVYALYGISGYIGDFISYARLMALGLSGGFIAQSVNQICTMIGFKLLTIIFTILIFIVGQTFNMLLALLGAYVHSARLIYVEFFGKFYEGGGKEFKDFKIEEKYINIKEKNN encoded by the coding sequence ATGGCAATATTAAGAATGAGTAAATTCAGCTTAATAATATTTAGTCATGATAAAAAAGAAATTCTAAGTGCTATGCAAAATTTTAAGGAAGTAGATTTTAGGCAAACTAAAATTGAAGACTACGGTTATAGTAATTTTGTATCAGAAAACCAAGAAGATATTGACGATAATATTTATAAACTGGATTTAACTATAAAAAAATTAAGAAAGTATGCAAAAGCAAAAGGTGCTATTCAAAGTCTTAAAGAGGGAAATAAAGAATTTACTTATGAAGATTTATTTACATTTGCTAAAAATAGTAATTATAAAGAAATAATAGAAAAAGTAAATAATTGTTTTACTGAATATGATTCAAATATTAAGACTATTGAAAATGCTAAAAACAAAATAGTAGAGTATAAACCATACTCTAAATTGGACATAAGTTTAAGCAATGTAAAAAGTTTAAAACAAGCATTTATTACAATTGGAACTTTACCAACAAAAAATTACGAAAGTATGCTTGATGATTTAAAAGAGTATGATGTATATATCGAAATATTAAATGAAACAAATAAAGAAAAAACTTTAGCAATGATGTTTTTAGAAAAACAGGAAAAAGAAATTTTAGAAATTGCAAGAAAATATGGATATAATAGATCAAATATAAGTATTGATAAAAAGCCTTTAGAATATATACATAAATATGAAGATGATATTAGAGATGCAAAAACACAAAACGAAATAATTGAGGTAACTTTATCAGAACTTGCAAAAGATATAGAAACATTAGAAGTATGCTATGAATACTTTAAAAACGAAAAATTAAAAGAAACAGTCAGTGAAACTTTTGGTCAAACTCAAAATCTTTCTGTTATAACAGGATATGTTCCAGACATTAAACTGAAAGAATTTGAAAAAGTTATAAAAAATGTATGTACAAATTATTATTATTTAAAAACTGAAGAGGCAGCAAATGACGATGGAGATGTGCCGATTAAGTTTAAGAATAACGGATTTTCAGATGCATTTGAAGGACTTGTTAAAACATATTCAATGCCACGTTATAGCGAAATTGACCCGACACCTGTTGTTGCACCATTTTATTGGTTGTTTTTCGGAATGATGGTTGCAGATGTAGGGTATGGAGTATTAATGGCAATACTTACAGGACTGGTTTTAGCAACTTGTAAATTATCTGAATCATTAAAGAAAAATGTTAAATTCTTCTTTTATTTAAGTTTTTCAATTATGATTTGGGGAGCAATTTATGGTTCATATTTCAGTTTACCTATAAATGTGCCGCATATTATAGACCCTGCAAAAGATTATAATACAATACTTGCAATGTCGATAGTTATAGGTGTTATTCATATATTTGTAGCTTTAGGTGTTAAAGCTTATGTATATATTAAAAATGGTAAGATTTTAGATGCTGTATATGATGTATTATTCTGGTATATACTACTTTCAACTGTCATAATTATGATAGGTGGAAACAGTTTAGGCGTACCTGAAACTTTTGTAACAATATCTAAGTATTTAATGATATTATCTATGATAGGTATAGTTTTAACTGGTGGAAGAGAAGTTAAAAATGCTGGAGGACGTATAGGACTTGGAGTATATGCATTATATGGAATATCAGGGTATATAGGAGATTTCATATCATATGCAAGACTTATGGCACTTGGACTTTCAGGTGGATTTATAGCTCAATCAGTAAATCAAATTTGTACTATGATAGGATTTAAACTACTTACTATAATTTTTACAATTTTAATATTTATAGTAGGTCAAACGTTTAACATGTTGCTTGCTTTACTTGGAGCATATGTACACTCTGCAAGATTAATATATGTAGAATTTTTCGGTAAATTCTATGAAGGCGGAGGAAAAGAATTTAAAGACTTCAAAATTGAAGAAAAATATATAAATATAAAAGAGAAAAATAATTAG
- a CDS encoding class I SAM-dependent DNA methyltransferase, whose translation MHKKFAYVYDEFTKNVDYESWFKFLRRYLNKKGKLLDIGCGTASITTMFRKYGYDTTGIDISQDMLAVARKKDDKIKYYNLDITKEKLNEKFDYITCNFDTVNYFSGYEALNSFIENCSSMQSKGGILIFDLVELEIFDEMFENDIFIDEEVNYTAIFRHEDLKDNKHLVEITAFIKNEDESYSKYIEKHIKYIYDINKVIQMLNDKGYNIYDIAKNEMYGESRLFIIANKMR comes from the coding sequence ATGCATAAAAAATTTGCCTATGTCTATGATGAATTTACAAAAAATGTAGATTATGAAAGTTGGTTTAAATTTTTAAGAAGATATCTTAATAAAAAGGGTAAATTACTTGATATTGGTTGTGGTACAGCAAGTATTACAACTATGTTTAGAAAATATGGTTATGATACAACAGGTATTGATATATCACAGGATATGCTAGCTGTTGCCAGAAAAAAAGATGATAAAATCAAGTACTATAACCTTGATATTACAAAAGAGAAGTTAAATGAGAAATTTGACTATATAACTTGTAATTTTGACACGGTAAATTATTTTTCAGGTTATGAAGCATTAAATTCATTTATAGAAAATTGTAGTAGTATGCAATCTAAGGGCGGAATTTTAATTTTTGATCTTGTTGAGCTTGAAATTTTTGATGAAATGTTTGAAAATGATATATTCATTGATGAAGAAGTAAATTATACAGCAATATTTAGACATGAAGATTTAAAGGATAATAAGCATCTTGTTGAAATAACAGCATTTATTAAAAATGAAGATGAAAGCTACTCAAAATATATTGAAAAACATATTAAATATATATATGATATTAATAAAGTTATACAAATGTTGAATGATAAAGGGTATAATATATATGATATAGCTAAAAATGAGATGTATGGAGAAAGCAGACTTTTTATAATTGCAAATAAAATGAGGTAA